Proteins encoded by one window of Candidatus Zixiibacteriota bacterium:
- a CDS encoding PAS domain-containing protein, with the protein MPTVRQQKPGAAVEMNARAIARCGVCKVDLKGRFVFVDEQAQQLFGCPGEELFGKALIDFVDEASRAVVNEILSRRNHYEITFDHIGLTLVVPGAAAIRAGAIVTLNFNAGNPVNFQFIFLADNAVAVDLVRDPHAAAYRRLVAYLDGRDLTADWRGYLGELQSFSGAVQVCAYLVSPDRLEPRSSALDAGDGVTSLPSIDPTGPLHRQVADTGETYDFTDQRSIQRAVELGAPAPNEVIARLALDEGQAALIRVIFPSDIADNDARVQADRTRFALELTQRLLAPPPPSADDRTADNIQFAIGLLDGLGIGAMMADSRGKTAVYNPVLARLFQVEDVSVDLVELAEILSGGAAEERQRLDDFLRGAARPSTGALELARVELPAGRPGLLAVLPLAENPNDRTAFVAIVPGALAADAADVLAFGRTLLSRLGADTAEAVALSARLGQRSAALDAEGKDQLHRLTESLQDLGRLTQDLRSALDISSRVQAPELTDLNIVLHRVVNHVNRGRGGQPLRVHTDLMPKVSTSRRAVTLALENLLQAVATGADRATATVRIAAELSGPSACRLTITVDSPLDRSHNDFAFGFSAARLLIRSIGGTLREEPRTAGVGFVIAFPVQP; encoded by the coding sequence ATGCCGACGGTTCGACAGCAGAAACCGGGCGCCGCGGTGGAGATGAACGCCCGCGCGATCGCCCGCTGCGGCGTGTGCAAGGTCGATCTCAAGGGGCGCTTTGTCTTTGTCGATGAGCAGGCTCAGCAGCTCTTCGGCTGCCCGGGTGAAGAGCTGTTCGGAAAAGCCCTCATCGACTTTGTCGACGAAGCCTCGCGGGCCGTGGTCAACGAGATTCTCTCCCGTCGCAACCACTACGAAATCACGTTCGACCACATTGGGTTGACGCTCGTGGTTCCCGGCGCCGCCGCCATCCGGGCCGGGGCGATCGTCACGCTCAATTTCAACGCCGGCAACCCCGTCAATTTCCAGTTCATCTTTCTGGCCGATAACGCCGTTGCCGTCGACCTCGTGCGCGACCCGCACGCGGCCGCCTACCGACGGCTGGTGGCCTATCTCGACGGCCGCGATCTCACCGCCGACTGGCGCGGCTATCTCGGCGAACTCCAGTCGTTCTCCGGGGCCGTGCAGGTGTGCGCCTACTTGGTCTCGCCCGACCGGCTCGAGCCGCGCAGCAGCGCGCTGGACGCGGGCGACGGCGTCACCTCGCTTCCCTCGATCGACCCGACCGGCCCTCTCCACCGCCAGGTCGCCGACACGGGGGAGACCTACGATTTCACCGACCAGCGGTCGATCCAGCGCGCCGTTGAACTTGGCGCACCCGCTCCGAACGAGGTGATCGCCCGCCTGGCTCTCGACGAGGGTCAGGCGGCTCTCATCCGGGTGATCTTTCCTTCCGACATCGCCGACAACGATGCCCGCGTACAGGCCGACCGCACCCGCTTCGCCCTCGAGCTCACCCAGCGGCTGCTGGCCCCGCCGCCCCCCTCTGCCGATGACCGCACGGCCGACAACATCCAGTTTGCGATCGGGCTGCTCGACGGACTCGGGATCGGCGCCATGATGGCGGACTCGCGCGGCAAGACCGCCGTCTACAATCCGGTGCTCGCCCGGCTTTTCCAGGTGGAGGATGTCTCCGTCGATCTGGTGGAACTGGCCGAGATTCTCTCCGGCGGCGCCGCCGAGGAGCGGCAGCGCCTCGATGATTTCCTGCGCGGCGCGGCGCGCCCGAGCACCGGCGCGCTGGAGCTGGCGCGCGTCGAACTCCCCGCCGGGCGCCCCGGCCTGCTGGCCGTTCTCCCGCTGGCCGAGAATCCCAACGACCGCACCGCCTTTGTCGCTATTGTCCCCGGCGCTCTGGCCGCCGACGCCGCCGACGTGCTCGCGTTCGGGCGGACCCTCCTGAGCCGTCTCGGAGCCGACACCGCCGAAGCCGTGGCGCTGAGCGCCCGGCTGGGTCAGAGGAGCGCGGCTCTGGATGCGGAGGGCAAAGACCAGCTCCACCGGCTCACCGAGTCGCTTCAGGATCTCGGCCGCCTGACGCAGGATCTCCGGTCGGCGCTGGACATCTCCAGCCGGGTTCAGGCGCCCGAACTGACCGACCTCAACATCGTCCTCCACCGCGTCGTTAACCACGTCAACCGCGGCCGGGGCGGCCAGCCGCTGCGCGTCCACACTGACCTGATGCCCAAGGTCTCAACGTCCCGGCGCGCCGTGACGCTGGCGCTGGAGAACCTGCTCCAGGCTGTCGCCACCGGTGCCGACCGGGCGACCGCCACCGTGCGGATCGCCGCCGAACTTAGCGGACCCTCGGCCTGCCGCCTGACAATCACCGTCGACTCCCCCCTCGATCGAAGCCACAACGACTTCGCGTTCGGTTTCAGCGCGGCCCGGCTGCTCATCCGCAGCATCGGGGGCACGCTGCGCGAGGAGCCCCGCACCGCCGGCGTCGGCTTCGTGATCGCCTTCCCGGTGCAGCCCTGA